The Lycorma delicatula isolate Av1 chromosome 8, ASM4794821v1, whole genome shotgun sequence DNA segment aaaataaatattaaccatactacacataataaatcaacaaacccattacaataatacaacaatcagaaactgataatagtcatattacataaatatatgtaaaaacattcTCAACTATGCTAAGaaacattggtaaaaatttggttgcaactGATAGAGTAGTTTTTTTACTTATACCAACATAGAACCTCttcgtttttatataatagtataaattatgaacatttaataCCTAATAGTAaaacaacagaaagaaaaataaaataaatcataaatggtaagaaaaatgatttaacaatgagaaaagtaaaagatactgcaatatttgaaaataagaacCGAAGAGATAATGCACAGCATTCACAAGTGAAGATCTTAAGACACCGTAGAcaaattaacagttaattttgtGCAACGATAAGTGAATAATGATCGATTAAATAAGaggatatatgaaaattattcatatatactCTGAATACAGTTTAAGGTAACTGTATTCATATTTCTTAGCTTACTGTCTCATCTAAGACAGTAAGTTATATATGATACTTAATTATAGCAATCCTGACGTTTAACCAGCTGATATAAAAAGTTCCCTATTCAAGTAATTTAGATATCCGTATAGTattattacaactattttatcataattctttgggtacaaataaaaaagttagaagTATGTGGGTGTAAtcatgtagtttttctttttcgcTTTCCTTTCGGATCTGTTTAACTTGTGCACTTTCGGCTCTTAGTTTAGCTTGTCTACTGTATTATAATACGCAAAAGCAAAAGAGGATTCCTCCCGTTGTTTATGTTCAGACTCATGTATCATCACctctttattatattgtaaaagtaaattaatatattaactctaTAGTTCATCTTACtcactgtaaaataaatgaattcatcAATATTCAGCTAGACTTGTTAACAGctgatgttttatattaaaaatgtaacaatataacTATTTCTGTATTGTTCAGTCAGTGTAAATTAAGCAGGCTTACAGTAAACACAAACGCtattcatttaaacataaattaagtaacaatgtaatattattcatgaaaCATTAAAGGATCATATTCAAACATAAAACGAACGAtgcctttatttattattatacatacagGATAATATATACAAGATAATTACTCCTAACCAAGATATTATAGCACAGCAGAAGTTACTCGAACATATTTTTGGTCCTTCGACCACGGATATGATGTGAAatctaaagaattttaatatcaaatatatttcgtACTATAAAAGAGCTAGCAACAATTTATATCTACAacattatatacgagtatatttaatagttatgaaatatttattttttacaaatagtaattttctatttattttattaataaatagggttttgtattttttctcatgattataatttgtattgATTGATTacaccattatgttttgaatggtacTGCAGGtgagttgtttttattaaactattaaaaaaattacaaaaaatatttttttaacataattcttttgttctgttgttacaggtacgatacaggtaatttacttcataggttaatgactgtggattatttgaacagcattaactttacttaaatatttatctttgttaATGTAATAGTAacgactggaaggaggaatatttattttgtagcaggtggtcctttttccagtatgttaaactaattattttactgtttcatcaacaaacttgtttatatttatttggtaattatgtgaatattcggataataaatatatccatggtattttaagaaaaatatcgtgttggcacaggtaagtccctctgtaggttgtttttattttttatttatatatttttatacacgaGTGTTTTTTCAGGTCTTGTATGCATTTAATTCATTCGGTTACGTTTtagttttaagtcgtgttcgtatcccacccagtacactttggtaaaagttattagaaactggattttaatttttttattgattattctaTTGCACAattagctgtacaaaaggtatgtaaaacatgaccATATCTTGAAAAGAAGTGAATTAATAACTCGTTATGTCAATCAAATTACAGTGTCACAGTTAAACTATACTCCCACTATGAAAACTTTACATTAGACATTGTTTGTGCTGTATTACCGAACCTGACAATCTTCCTGCTGAatcatttcattcatctcatctcaaTTTACCTGAGAACTTATTTTTTGCGGACCCAAACTTTAACATTTCTTCTAATATTGATGTCCTTTTAGGTGCACAGTACTTCCTAAACCTTATTTTGCCGAATAAATTTGTACGTAACCAGCATTTTCCCTTGATACAAGAAACTAGACTAGGATATATATTAGTTGGAAACCTTCCTTTAATGTTACATGCCACAATTccgtttcttcttttttcattaatattgacaATAAACCTCTTTCATCACAGATAGAAAAATTCTGGGAAGTAGAAGAACCTATTTTTGTCAAACAAACCTGTCATGATAACTCAATATGTGAAaggaatttcatagaaaatacaattagaaataagGATGTTAGATTTATCGTTACGTTACCTTGTAAATCAGATAACATCAAACTTGGTGATTCCCTTAATAAtgccaaaaatagatttttgtctttagaaagtaaatttattcaaGACCCAAGTTTTAAGAAGGAatacactaattttattaatgaatatatagaTCTAGGTCATATGTCTGAACTTAATTCAAAGGATTTATTGATATCTGATTCAGAGGTTTTTTATCTACCTCATCATGCTGTTTTCAAGGAAACAAGCTTAACAACCAAACTAATAGTTGTGTGACGGCTCAGCCAAATCCAGCAATGGTCTTAATCTAAATGATACACAAATGATAGGATCTACGGTTCAACAagacttattttcaataattttaagatttagagTCCATAATTATGTTATCACATCTGATATCACAAAAATGTATAGACAGTTTCTAGTTATTCAAAGGGACAGTAAGTTGCAAAGAATTCTGTGGCGTGAAAACCCTGAACAAGACTTAAAGCATTATGCCTTAAGAACAGTAACCTATGGTACAACTAGTGCCTCATTTTTAGCTACTCGTTTAGTTCAAATTGCCAATGATAATAACGATCAATTTACTAATGCCTGCAAtgccatattaaatgatttttatgttgatgacctTATTACAGGAGCTGATAGTGTACATGAAATTAAGTAATTGAAAACTGatgtatataacttattaaaacagtatgGCTTTCCCCTTCATAAGTGTTTCTCCAACtgtcaaaatattgttttctcaACTGATGATACTATACCATTAAACACAcctatatcataaaataaaaatgaaaacatacgtACTTTAGGTATATTATGGAataattacttagataaattaacttatgaagtcaatcaaaaaaaaaaaggaagttattcagtaaaagacatattttatcaattatttctggTATCTATGATCCATCAGGTCTCACTGGacccattatatttttatgcaaagcCTTTGGCAAGTCAAGTGCAATTGGGATGATACTTTACTCGATAATTTACTATCGCAGTGGCAAATTTTGTACAATCAATTAAGTTTAGTTAGTTCTATAAATGTTGACAGATCAATTAAGTTTAGTTAGTTCTATAAATGTTGACAGATGTGTAAAGTTAAGCATTGATAGTAGCATGAAATCCTTTCAACTCCATGGATTTGCAGATGAATCTCTTAAGGGTTTCGGATATTGTATATATGTtagaattacttaataataaggtttcatgtaatttattgtattctaaATCACGAGTTGCccctttaaaacaaattactctTCTAAGACTTGAACTCTGTGCTTGTTTGCTCTTATCACGTTTACTCAAGCAAGTAACATtagctttaaatgaaaaaatcaatgaaattcatttaaattttgattccATGATTGCACTCCATTGGATTCATGGTCAATCCACCAATTGGAAGTTGTTTGTAGCCAATCGAGTTTCAGAAATTCAACAGTTGACTTCTAATGCGAAGTGGCATCATATTGAATCACCTTCGAATCCTGCCGATATACTCTCTCGGGGATGTCTtccggaaaaattaattaattttgcattatgGTGGCATGGTCCAAGCTGGCTTTTACAAGATTCTTCCTGTTGGCCAACTAATCATCACTTtaattctactgaaaaaaatattgatcctCAATTCCTTGTTGAAAAACGTCAAACTGTTCAAGTATCTGTTATGACCTCTAATATTACTGATTATACTGAGAAATACTCATCGCTGTCTAAActaattcatgtttttatttattgttttagattcattcaaaatattaagcataagtctattaaccataaaaaatttgatgcattGTCTTCAAATGAATTAGAATTCGCTcttgaatttttcattcatcaATCTCAGTTAGCATATTTTCAGTCTGAAATTAATGGTCTTCAAAACCAACGTTTCACTTCGAAACAAAGTAAACTCAGTTCACTAGATCCATTTTTAGACGGTAAAGGTTTACTTCGTGTAGGAGGTAGACTGGAACATTCTAATTTGCCTTTCGATAAAAAACATCGATTAATACTACATCCTCATGCAAACATAACAAGGTTAATCATCCACAGTGAACATTTACGTCTTTTACATGCTGGACTCCAATTAACTCACAGTTCTCTTCGTCAAAGATTTTGGATTGTGAATGCAAAAATAGCTATTCGTTCTATAGTTCGGAAATGCCTAAAATGTTTTCGTTTTAATGCTGATAAGCAATCTCAGCAACTTGGTCAATTACCCTCTTCTAGAATTACTCCTTCGCGAGCCTTTTCTAGTTGCGCTATTGACTATGGTAGCCCTATTATGATTCGCCATGGCGGGCAGAaatctaaaattctttcaaaGGCCTATATTGCGCTTTTTATTTGCTTAGTTACTAAGGCTATTCATTTAGAACTTGTTTCAGATTTAACAAAATCCTTCAATGCAGCTTTAAGACGATTTATTGCTCGTAGAGGTATTTGTAATCAAACGTATTCAGATAACGCTACTAACGTTCGTTGTGCTAGGAACACTCTTTATGAATTGTTTCAATTCTTTGAATCAAAGGACTTCAATACGACGACTATTCAATCTTTTGTTCAAATTCTCAAAATTTCAAATGGTCAATTATTTCCCCTTCCTCGCCCCACTTTGGTGGCTTGTGGGAAAGCGGGATCAAGAGTGTTAAATTTCATCTTCGCCGTGTCATTGGACAAACCATTCTTACCTTCGAggagttttatacaattttaactcaAATCGAAGCATGTCTTAATTCTCACCCACTTTTCGCTATTTCTAATGACCCTAAAGATCCTGAACCGCTTACTCCTGACCCATTTCTCATTTCTTAATTGGCTCTCCTCTTACTTCATTTCCTGACCCAGACTTTTCCAAAATTCCAGAAAATCGTTTAGGTAGGTGGCAACTATTGTAgaaatttattcaagttatttgGAAAAGATGGTCTAAAGATTACTTGCATCAAATGCAACAACGCAATAAATGGCGTTTCTCAATAGAAATCTTTGTGAGGGCGATTTAGTTCTAATTTGTGATGACAATACTTCTCCATTATTTTGGAAATCTGGAATTGTTACTCATGCTTTCATGGGTTCTGATAATTTAGTTAGAGTTGTTGACATTCGTACATCAAATGGTGTATTTCGTAGACCAATACATAAATTGTGTCTGCTACCTTtatcagataaataattaaatcttaatggtttttattcaatgttttttttttttttgtttttatatgtattcattttattacttatgtatatCTCATTAACTATTATATGATATTacctaatattgtattatttgtcaaggttacattatgttaaaaaactgTATCATATTTGTATTACGTTATACTATGAATTttcttataacttaattatttatgtattactcaATCGTTTATATTCAAAATCTGCCGAATTTGGCGGTCAgttatgttaagttttaatttcatgttttcttattcaaaatattgtaatggtaGCTTGTTGTTGTAGTTACATTTCACGCCGCTAGGGCTGTTCAGACGCGTTCTCTTCCTTTGTTTCACACTCGAGTATTGTGGACACACGTTGCAAGATGTTATGTAGTGGGAAGGTAAATGCATTtacttattcaataattaatttacgttAATCCGATTCAATGTACTtcaatactcaaaatattacgtGTATTATTAATATCCAATGTGTTATTACTAAACTGAAATCAAACTACAACAAACAACACCACCAGATATAtcttatcaaaaatgtattctacaaatGCTACATAAACTCAATATGGATTCGTCTAATTATTCAATCTTCAAGCTAATCaacagttatgaaatatttatttttgacaaatagtaattttctttttatttgattaataaatagggttttgtattttttctcatgattataatttgtattgattgattataccattatgttttgaatggtgctgtattgatgtgttgtttttattaaactattaaaaaaatcccaaataatatttttttaacataattcttttgttctattgttacaggtacgattcaggtaatttacttcataggttaaagactgtaGATTATTTGAACaacgttaactttacttaaatatttatttctgttaacgtAATACTAACGACTGGaaggagaaatatttattttgtagcagatGGTCCTTtttccagtatatatatatatatatatttatttcgtaaaCATGTGAATATtcggataataaatatatgcatggtattttaagaaaaatatggtattcgcccaggtaagtccctctgtaggttgtttttattttttatttatatatttttatacatgtgtgttttttcaggttttgtatgcatttaattcattcggttatgttttagttttaagtcgtgttcgtatcccacccagtacactttggtaaaagttattagaaactgggttttaatttttttattgattattatattgtacaattagctgtacaaaaggtatgtaaaacatgactatatcttgaaaagaagtggaaaaaaaatttctcatgcatgttttttgaaaaattccaattccggATCATGCAGTATACTTCtcgcattaaataatttttaggggattttctttaattctgatatttttgtaatatcatgttttctatttttaactgtttgtagaactgtattcattaataaatgtttttcttactgtattgccttggttttgttgttcggttagctttagaaGAGTGGGGAGTTGTTTGCttttacatatgtattgcgcatgttctgagtgtgtttagttgaagtgcctaaACTGtgcgttgttaaaaagaatgttgctaggatacaaatatacgatcagcccttcaaaatTACAGCCTGATTCTAAAGTATAACGCCATAAagagtaaatactactcttatggcggtataaatactgtcataagtagctcattttatcagtgcacgatttaaatctTCAGTTGTATtagatagaatatttttaattgaattcttcatttgtagattttgaacaatacggtGTAATTTTTGCTTATACCGtgtaatgtctttttttattttattttacatttaaattttattgtttcatcattaacgtaataacatttaatttatttcttatttaatttaaattgttaataatttagattGTCAATTAagctattaatattataatggaTAAAGAGCAGTTAATTTTACAAAGAGGTTCAGTAAAGGTCTGTATAACAAGAATCGGCACATTTACTAATGAATATGATCCTTCACAAGGTGATAGACACGCCTTCCAAATTAAGTTCAGAAATCTCTTGATTTACAAGGCAAATATATCATTCAATCAAAACTTGAAATGAATTTTGACGATGATGTTTTATCATCGGATCGCGAACAAGTCGAGGAAGACTTGTGTACTGTAGAGTATAAATTACAACAGTTAATAAACTGTAATGATAACCAAAATCTTCAAATCAAGAGGTTAGTTCAAATACTAGTATTAATCAGATACAACTACAACCCATTAATATACCTTCATTTGAaggtaattttttagatttacgaCGTTATTACAACACATTTAATGATTTAGTACATAACAGAAATGATTTAAccaatgtataaaaattacattatttgcaTTCTTTTTTGAAAGATGAAGCATTAGCTATCATTAAAAATCtgccaataacaaatgaaaattatataattgcttTAGATTCATTAAGGGTACGATAtgacaacaaatatataattgcatATCATAATGCTGATCACATTTCAAGAtcagattctataaaaaaagaatctgtagattctttatctaaatttattatcgaaatatCCTTATATGTAAATTCGCATGAAGCAATGCAACTTCCTGTTAACACATATGAATTTATCGTCGTCAAATTTCTAGCATTAAAAATGGTCTACAACACCTCAAGATTATGGAGGGAGAAATTgtcaaatttaaagattttattatttcgaaACAACTTCTCAAAAATTTCATTGTAGTTACTTCAAACGGGTAAGTGAATACAAGCAACAATATCAAAGGAAAACGTTACACAATTCCACTAAAACTTTCAAACACTTTACCTTAAATGCTAACAAGCAGTACAAAGGAAATAATGTCAGTTATTATTCAAAATCTAACTTTAACcaatgtttgttttgtaattcaaatcattatttactacattttaaagaattttttaattagtccATTGATGATCTTCAAGACGTTTTGgggataataattattgtttaaatgtttgcGTAAAGGTcattctattatatattattattaaaaaactttatgtaAGATTTGTGCTAAAAAGCATAATACTATCATTCAAatggacaaaattaatgattctaaattagaaGGCTACACGCGTGAAATTAATACCTATTGTTCATTTAAGAATcagtcaaacaaaaatatatattatatgtagataaaatataatttatctacagGTACATGTAATACCAGTCATATATATACGCGTATGGTAATACTCATTCATGTAGAATCGTATTAGATTCTGGTAGTCAAGCAATTTTTTGCACATATAGTTTTGCCCGAAGATTGggacttaaatttattaaaaccgatCTTCCCTTTCTAGGAATAAATACGCGTCATCACAATCTGAATACAGTGTTAAACTTACACTGCACTTTCGATATTAGAACTTTTCATTCTAATTGCAATGTGCTGTTTTACCAGAATAACTGACAGCTTTCCTTCATCCACATTAGATATTTCACATTTCAATCTACCACATAATATATTTCCAGTAGATGGCAATTTCAACGTAGCGAATGGTATTGACATCCTCGATGGAGCTTAGTTTTATCTGAATCTTATCTTGCCAGGATAATCCATTCGAAATTCCGGATTTCCTATTTTTCAGGAAACCAATTTACGATATATACTTAGTGTTTGCCTTCGCAATAAAGTCAAGGGAAATGATGCTGGCACCTTTCCTTGCtagtaacaattataaaaatctcTCAATTATATTTGAGAGTTTTGGAAAATTGAAGAAGTTCATACTgatgtttcagttaatgaaacctCTCGATGTGAGAAACATTTTCAGTGTAAATATTATTCGACATAATCAAGACAGATTTGACGTACCTTATCACGCAAAACTAATAacattcaactttttttcttctGTTCCTCTTGATCGGCTCCACAATGAAGTAATACTCGAGCCCGAGGGGTGTCCTttgactctaacgggcctccctaTATCGGCGTggcgtccggcacggcaggtcagtctGCTGATTCGGATCTTGTCTCTCTTTGCCTGCCTCTAAGGGGTGGGGCGCAAGGAGCCGGGCTcggctatgtcgttcccgggtCAACGCCCCAGCAGTCGGGACTCTGTGTTTTTCattctctctattttttttttcatgcaggGGAGGGTGCGGGATTCCCCGTGCATCTTTCCCCACCACCCATTCGTGCAAGCACGGACGGACGGCTTCTTAACAGAGCGGACGGCAGCTTAACCCTCTCCTTTCGCGTTCTCTTTACACATCTAAAACACTCCTCCATTCTTGGTaatcaacatttttcttttttagtacttCCGCCACAAATCTCTCAACTGTTCTCCATTTCTCAACTACCTTTAGCATGATTGCTACTGTGGATTCTGGGATAATACCTCCTACGTTGTACTTTGCCTTAAGTCTGTCCCATCTACGACACTCAAAAAAGGTATTTTGGCGGGTATCTTCTAGGTCGTAGTACACGCAGTTGGAAAGCTCGCGTCGCCTAAATCTCTATAAATCGGCTCCGAATTCCCCGAGACTGGAGAGGACTGTAGATAAATATCAGACATAATATCCAACATCCCCGTGACTCCTGCCTAGCCGCGGCCCCAGTATGTGTATAAGTCTCCTCGTCCAAGTCCCCGTAGGGGCTGCATCCCATTTTGCTTTCCACTCTTCAATTAGTAATGGGCGGCATCGTCTCTACTCATGTCTTCATATACTCGTTTCATCTGAAGTGCTCGCAGTTGGATCGGCGGATTTTAAAAGATCgatgaattttaaaagaatataaaaacttacttaaataaCCTATAAGTTttgttgaggtctcatttcattgCATAACCCATCAAGTTTTAACTCgagtagttcattagtaccgaattcggtcACCAGCACTTTTACCACTGttggtaaaaatggatacatttaatggtacggaacgtgctcgctttttgttttggtttcacaatttgcaatcagcaactgcagttcaacgtaattttcgtagattGTACAGTAGGGAGcttcctagtaggcatacaatttactcttggcagcaaaccttcgttgagacaggttgttctgttgtACGTACAAAATCAACAGGACGCCCATGCGTCCCTGAAGCTACTGTGATACAACTCGGGGAAAGCTCTGTACGTAGTCTAAAGAAATCAACTCTACGTGCGTCACGCGAagctggcattccacaaacgaccctttggcgcgtattacgtaaacgattgaatttgaagccatacaaactatcTAAACTATctgtggttcaacacattacagataacGACAAAGTTTCTCGTCAGCAGGTTTTATGTGAAAATGACGgctagaattgcagacaacgatacatttttagacagcgtaatttttagtgatgagtcaaagTTTCACATCAGTAGCAAGGTGAACCCCCATAC contains these protein-coding regions:
- the LOC142329520 gene encoding uncharacterized protein LOC142329520 → MDLQMNLLRVSDIVYMLELLNNKVSCNLLYSKSRVAPLKQITLLRLELCACLLLSRLLKQVTLALNEKINEIHLNFDSMIALHWIHGQSTNWKLFVANRVSEIQQLTSNAKWHHIESPSNPADILSRGCLPEKLINFALWWHGPSWLLQDSSCWPTNHHFNSTEKNIDPQFLVEKRQTVQSEINGLQNQRFTSKQSKLSSLDPFLDGKGLLRVGGRLEHSNLPFDKKHRLILHPHANITRLIIHSEHLRLLHAGLQLTHSSLRQRFWIVNAKIAIRSIVRKCLKCFRFNADKQSQQLGQLPSSRITPSRAFSSCAIDYGSPIMIRHGGQKSKILSKAYIALFICLVTKAIHLELVSDLTKSFNAALRRFIARRGICNQTNLCEGDLVLICDDNTSPLFWKSGIVTHAFMGSDNLVRVVDIRTSNGVFRRPIHKLCLLPLSDK